The Amylolactobacillus amylophilus DSM 20533 = JCM 1125 genome contains a region encoding:
- a CDS encoding VOC family protein yields the protein MKLEHIAIWVNDLETMKQFYEHYFNTLASARYENVKTGFSSYFLKFATGGRIELSHKDNINKRAPDVLGYAHIAISLGEKQRVDTLAAQFVNDGFNLLSGPRTTGDGYYEAVIEDPEGNLIELTV from the coding sequence ATGAAATTAGAACATATCGCAATTTGGGTCAATGATTTGGAGACAATGAAACAATTTTATGAGCACTATTTCAATACACTAGCGAGTGCCCGCTACGAGAACGTAAAGACCGGCTTCTCGTCGTATTTCCTCAAATTTGCGACGGGCGGTCGCATAGAACTCTCACACAAGGACAACATCAATAAACGGGCCCCAGATGTCCTAGGCTACGCACACATCGCTATCTCACTGGGTGAGAAGCAGCGAGTCGATACGCTTGCTGCACAATTTGTAAACGACGGCTTTAACCTACTTAGTGGTCCACGAACGACGGGCGACGGGTATTACGAGGCTGTGATTGAGGACCCAGAGGGCAACCTAATAGAATTGACGGTGTAA
- a CDS encoding gluconokinase codes for MQDTFLGIDLGTTRLKVAIIDHGQVTYQNTSALTTYSGAHGARYQSATEILQQLTELLLGIPVEERTKIQTIALSTAMHSTWPVDPASEQNDQIFIWSDRQAAGVMADFRQSELSKIFYQKTGTPIYPMTPFAKIKYFKRQMPTRYSSETKWLGLKELLLEFLTGKDVLDYPTANATGLFNIHELRWDADILADLDIGTQNLAELVDWQTPLKLKQSVVSAFGLAKSVAVYPGASDGVLAAAAGLSQSGNGNSLTIGTSAAVRRVSQEIVLDSHKQNFCYYLRPKCYVIGAPTNNGGVVLDWAKQIFSPGEGTAQDFYQELSQSLTESPIGANGVLFLPFLNGERAPYWDATLTAQFTHLWVTTTRADMLRAIVEGVLLNIRLLTELVAVKEKTTASGGFFENTALSQLAADILGVDLDVTPGNEPIAGLYSLLTGKPVIAMQRKDARQIKFDVAVHEQYRR; via the coding sequence ATGCAAGATACTTTCTTAGGAATTGACCTGGGCACAACGAGGCTGAAGGTTGCAATCATCGACCACGGGCAGGTGACTTACCAAAATACCAGCGCACTGACCACCTATAGTGGTGCTCATGGTGCGCGCTACCAGTCTGCGACAGAGATTCTGCAGCAACTGACAGAGTTGTTGTTAGGCATTCCGGTCGAAGAACGGACGAAGATTCAAACAATTGCCTTGTCGACTGCGATGCACAGCACCTGGCCGGTTGATCCGGCAAGTGAGCAGAATGACCAGATATTTATCTGGTCCGACCGGCAGGCGGCAGGGGTAATGGCAGATTTCCGGCAATCAGAGCTCTCAAAGATTTTCTATCAGAAGACCGGGACCCCGATTTACCCAATGACCCCGTTCGCCAAAATTAAATACTTTAAACGCCAGATGCCAACAAGGTATTCGTCAGAGACGAAGTGGCTCGGTCTGAAGGAACTCTTGCTCGAATTTCTCACTGGCAAGGACGTGCTCGATTACCCGACAGCAAATGCGACGGGCTTGTTTAACATTCATGAATTACGCTGGGATGCCGATATTCTCGCTGATCTGGACATCGGCACGCAAAACTTGGCCGAGTTGGTTGACTGGCAGACGCCGTTAAAGCTCAAACAATCGGTCGTGAGCGCCTTTGGTCTTGCTAAGAGCGTGGCGGTTTATCCCGGCGCTAGTGACGGAGTGCTGGCCGCCGCCGCTGGACTGAGCCAAAGTGGTAACGGCAATAGTCTGACCATTGGCACGAGTGCCGCTGTGCGCCGCGTGAGCCAAGAGATTGTCCTCGACTCGCATAAACAGAACTTCTGCTACTATCTCAGACCAAAGTGCTACGTTATTGGGGCACCAACTAATAATGGTGGCGTCGTCTTGGACTGGGCGAAGCAAATCTTTTCGCCGGGTGAAGGAACGGCGCAGGATTTCTACCAAGAACTTAGTCAAAGTCTGACGGAATCCCCCATCGGAGCAAATGGGGTGCTTTTCCTACCGTTTCTAAATGGTGAGCGGGCTCCCTACTGGGATGCCACGCTAACCGCCCAATTTACGCATCTTTGGGTCACAACGACGAGAGCCGACATGCTGCGGGCTATCGTAGAGGGAGTACTCCTGAATATTCGTTTATTGACCGAGCTGGTGGCGGTTAAGGAGAAGACAACTGCAAGCGGTGGTTTTTTTGAAAATACGGCGTTGTCACAATTGGCAGCCGATATTCTTGGCGTGGACCTAGACGTTACACCGGGTAATGAGCCGATTGCCGGACTCTACAGTCTTTTGACGGGAAAGCCTGTCATAGCGATGCAACGCAAGGATGCGCGCCAAATCAAGTTTGATGTCGCGGTGCACGAGCAATATCGGCGCTAA
- a CDS encoding deoxynucleoside kinase produces the protein MTVIALSGPIGAGKSTLTKILAADLGSQAFYESVEDNPVLPLFYADPAKYAFLLQIYFLNTRFRNIKDALVADNNVLDRSIYEDELFFQMNADMGRANQTEVDIYRDLLHNMMEELKTLPKKAPDLLVHIDVSYDTMLKRITKRGRSFEQLSYDPTLETYYKTLLEYYGPWYENYNYSPKIRIDGDKYDFVESKEDQTAVITQIEDKLHELGQL, from the coding sequence ATGACCGTCATAGCTTTAAGTGGCCCAATCGGTGCCGGCAAATCAACCCTAACCAAAATACTTGCTGCAGATTTAGGCAGTCAGGCCTTTTACGAAAGTGTCGAAGACAATCCGGTGCTGCCCCTGTTCTACGCAGATCCGGCCAAATACGCCTTTCTATTACAGATTTATTTCCTAAACACACGCTTTCGGAACATCAAAGACGCGCTAGTTGCCGACAATAACGTGCTCGACCGGTCCATCTATGAGGATGAACTATTCTTTCAGATGAACGCGGACATGGGTCGGGCAAACCAGACCGAGGTAGACATCTACCGCGACCTACTGCACAACATGATGGAGGAATTGAAAACATTGCCGAAGAAGGCGCCTGATTTATTGGTCCACATCGACGTCTCCTACGACACGATGCTTAAGCGGATTACAAAGCGCGGACGCAGTTTCGAACAACTCAGTTATGATCCCACTCTCGAGACGTACTACAAGACCCTACTCGAATACTATGGTCCTTGGTATGAGAACTACAATTATTCACCTAAGATTCGAATTGATGGTGACAAGTATGATTTCGTCGAAAGCAAAGAGGATCAAACGGCGGTCATCACTCAGATCGAGGATAAATTGCACGAACTCGGACAACTATGA
- the asnA gene encoding aspartate--ammonia ligase — translation MQLIIPDHYDPKLDVLETQEAIRYIRETFQDEFGKELHLSRLSAPMYVDHDSGLNDNLSGVEQPVSFQMKELPGETIEIVHSLAKWKRLALHKYGFKMHQGLYTNMNAIRKDDEIDNFHSIYVDQWDWEKIIREDERNIDTLKKTVRKIFKVIKHMEHEVWYKYPEAVHHLPDKIHFCTTQELADRWPDYTPKEREDAITKENGAVFLMQIGGALANEPKHDDRAPDYDDWQLNGDILFWYEPLARSIEISSMGIRVDEQALLRQLEIAHATDRLDLPYHQMIMNHELPYTIGGGIGQSRLCMLLLGKAHVGEVQASVWPEEMLKKCAANNINIL, via the coding sequence ATGCAATTAATTATCCCTGACCATTACGATCCTAAATTAGATGTGCTAGAAACTCAGGAAGCAATCCGTTATATTCGAGAAACCTTCCAGGATGAGTTTGGTAAGGAGCTCCACCTGTCCCGGTTATCGGCGCCAATGTACGTCGACCACGACTCGGGTTTAAACGACAACCTTAGTGGGGTTGAACAACCCGTCTCATTCCAGATGAAGGAATTGCCAGGTGAAACCATCGAAATCGTCCATTCGCTCGCGAAGTGGAAGCGTCTCGCACTCCATAAGTACGGCTTCAAGATGCACCAAGGTTTATACACCAACATGAATGCCATCAGAAAGGACGACGAAATCGACAACTTCCACTCCATCTACGTCGATCAGTGGGATTGGGAGAAGATCATTCGTGAAGATGAGCGCAACATTGACACCTTGAAGAAGACCGTCCGCAAAATTTTCAAGGTCATCAAGCACATGGAACACGAGGTCTGGTATAAGTACCCAGAGGCGGTCCATCACCTCCCGGATAAAATTCACTTCTGCACAACTCAAGAACTAGCAGACAGGTGGCCGGATTATACGCCAAAGGAACGAGAAGACGCCATTACAAAGGAGAACGGGGCCGTCTTTCTCATGCAAATTGGTGGCGCATTAGCCAATGAACCGAAGCATGACGATCGCGCACCCGACTACGATGACTGGCAATTAAACGGCGATATTCTCTTCTGGTATGAACCCTTAGCAAGAAGTATTGAAATCTCCAGTATGGGTATTCGGGTGGACGAACAGGCCCTGTTACGCCAGCTAGAAATAGCACACGCCACTGACCGCTTGGATCTGCCCTACCACCAGATGATTATGAACCACGAGCTTCCCTACACCATCGGTGGTGGAATCGGACAATCACGCCTTTGCATGTTATTATTAGGTAAGGCACACGTTGGTGAGGTCCAGGCAAGTGTCTGGCCGGAAGAGATGCTCAAAAAGTGCGCTGCTAATAACATCAATATTCTGTAG
- a CDS encoding HAD family hydrolase, whose product MIRAIATDMDGTFLNSAKNYDREQFDRVYAKMCQQDIKFIVASGNQYEQLKAFFPGKADEIAFVSDNGSQIFEHDQLVNATTIPRPVVTHILADVFKLESLKHVTLSGLRSAYILESATPAGRQNARQYYYTLKEVSDFPTVDDDISKINLLVDDAVKDSVTATINERFPTAASMYCGRSVRPVKSCSFKRSIYSSVFLFK is encoded by the coding sequence ATGATTAGAGCAATTGCGACAGACATGGACGGGACATTTCTAAATTCCGCCAAGAATTATGACCGGGAACAATTCGACAGGGTCTACGCCAAAATGTGCCAACAGGACATTAAATTCATTGTCGCCAGCGGGAATCAATATGAACAACTCAAAGCTTTTTTCCCCGGCAAGGCGGACGAGATTGCCTTTGTGTCGGATAACGGTTCCCAAATATTCGAACACGACCAACTGGTCAACGCCACAACAATTCCCAGACCAGTTGTCACGCATATTTTAGCAGACGTCTTTAAATTGGAGAGTCTTAAACACGTGACGCTTAGTGGCTTGCGGTCAGCCTACATCCTCGAAAGTGCAACACCAGCTGGTCGACAAAATGCACGCCAATATTACTACACGCTGAAGGAAGTCTCTGACTTTCCAACCGTCGACGACGATATCAGCAAAATCAATCTGTTGGTGGATGATGCCGTTAAGGATTCGGTTACTGCGACCATCAACGAGCGTTTTCCCACCGCTGCTAGCATGTACTGTGGCCGGTCGGTTAGACCAGTTAAATCCTGCTCGTTCAAACGCTCAATATACTCTTCCGTATTCTTATTTAAGTAA
- a CDS encoding cupin domain-containing protein, producing the protein MTDNKAAVTNGIFPIGEENNAYAQFFVGQSYLKTLVADPNVNVGVGNVTFEPGTRNNWHIHHDGFQILLVTAGEGWYQEAGQPAQKIKAGDVVVTHDGVKHWHGATKDSWLSHIAITAGTPEWLEPVSLAQLLCEFQRDWNRTETVPGFVQLMVEAGYFLNM; encoded by the coding sequence ATGACAGATAATAAAGCTGCAGTAACCAATGGCATCTTCCCAATTGGGGAGGAAAATAACGCATATGCACAATTTTTTGTAGGTCAAAGTTACCTGAAGACATTGGTGGCTGACCCGAACGTTAATGTCGGCGTAGGCAACGTGACTTTTGAGCCGGGGACTAGGAATAATTGGCACATCCATCACGATGGTTTCCAAATATTGTTGGTAACCGCTGGTGAGGGCTGGTATCAAGAAGCAGGCCAACCTGCCCAAAAGATCAAGGCTGGAGACGTGGTGGTGACCCATGACGGCGTCAAACATTGGCATGGTGCGACGAAGGACAGTTGGTTAAGTCACATTGCGATTACGGCTGGCACCCCGGAATGGTTAGAGCCGGTTTCGCTCGCTCAGCTGCTCTGTGAATTCCAGCGTGATTGGAACAGGACGGAGACTGTGCCTGGCTTCGTGCAGTTGATGGTTGAGGCGGGTTACTTCCTCAATATGTAA
- the yaaA gene encoding peroxide stress protein YaaA: MKIIVAPAKKMTNQSESFRARRQPQFLAEAQEILAAMKALDYAAAKEMWHCSDRLARPNFAWLQEMKLTEHVTPALTSYVGIQYQYMAPDLFTKDALEYVDQNLRILSGFYGVLRPFDGVVSYRLSLDSKLAVAGSRNLYDFWGSKIYQALEFDREPVLNLASLEYTKAIRPFLKPTDRLIDVLFYTSVSGRLQVKATHAKMARGMMVRYLAEQHVTDIQDVRNFWHPEYEYRADLSTPTKIVFVRDK, encoded by the coding sequence ATGAAAATTATTGTTGCACCAGCCAAGAAAATGACGAACCAAAGCGAGAGCTTTCGAGCGAGACGGCAACCGCAATTTCTCGCCGAAGCCCAGGAGATTTTGGCTGCGATGAAGGCACTCGATTATGCCGCGGCAAAAGAAATGTGGCACTGCAGCGACCGCCTTGCCCGCCCGAACTTCGCCTGGCTACAGGAGATGAAACTGACAGAACACGTCACGCCGGCGCTTACTAGCTACGTCGGTATCCAGTATCAGTATATGGCACCGGATTTATTCACCAAGGATGCACTCGAGTACGTCGACCAGAACTTGCGCATCTTATCGGGCTTCTATGGCGTATTGCGGCCATTCGATGGCGTCGTTTCTTATCGACTATCACTTGATTCTAAACTGGCAGTTGCCGGAAGTCGGAATCTGTATGACTTTTGGGGTTCTAAAATATACCAGGCGCTTGAATTCGACCGAGAGCCCGTGTTAAATCTAGCCTCACTTGAATATACTAAGGCAATTAGGCCCTTTCTGAAGCCCACTGATCGCCTGATCGACGTTCTGTTCTACACTAGTGTCTCTGGTCGACTGCAGGTTAAGGCGACACACGCTAAGATGGCACGAGGGATGATGGTGCGTTATCTTGCGGAGCAGCATGTCACGGATATCCAGGATGTGCGCAACTTCTGGCATCCCGAGTACGAATATCGGGCAGATTTGTCCACGCCCACCAAAATCGTTTTTGTCCGAGATAAATAA
- a CDS encoding M1 family metallopeptidase has protein sequence MTASTHLYEYFQPTNYQLYIDVNRANKTITGKTTVTGNATQTRIALHQKYLTIDQVKVADQPVNFEVDDDAELFWIDLPEAGTTSVTVDYSAKLTDTMMGIYPSYYTVNGEKKQLIGTQFETTSARQAFPGVDEPEAKATFDLAIKYDEVPGETTISNMPEVKVEDGVHYFDTTVKMSTYLVAFAFGDMQSKQTETKSGVKIGVFATKAHPAKSLDFALDIAKRSIEFYEDFYQTPYPLPHSWQLALPDFSAGAMENWGLVTYREAALLVDPDNTSLDVKEYVATVIAHELAHQWFGDLVTMKWWDDLWLNESFANMMEYVATDALQPDWKIWDLYQVAEVPLALQRDATDGVQSVHVEVEDPAEIDSIFDGAIVYAKGSRMLVMARALVGDEALRKGLRQYFIDHQYNNARGKDLWDALGQASGLNVSEIMNTWLEQPGYPVVEASVVAGQLTLTQQQFFVGEGKDLGRIWQIPLNANYAAAPKIFKEQKVVVGDYEQLRAENGVPFRVNVGNDSHFIVKYSPELLSDIMETVTEQDDRTKLQLLQDFRLLAEAGQMSYADIVTVLPRFKAEESAMVVDALYTLIANLRKFVVPESAEEDALKAYTKALSSAQFERLGLLPKETDTVDDQSVRVKIADAALYGRNEKALGAAKELFEAHEADLAKLPADVRLLVLSNQMENAGNQQLFDKLVNFYRNAADASYKAALRMSLTKANDEDLLQQLVDLFKDPDTIKPQDLRSLFAGVLSNHHGEQLAWDWFRNNWDWLVQTVGGDMSFTSYVTYISRIFRTRARLNEFKEFFEPKINMPGLTREIVMDTKVIENRVQLVEREKDAVNKTIAAANQQ, from the coding sequence ATGACGGCTTCAACACACTTATACGAGTATTTTCAGCCAACTAACTATCAACTTTACATTGATGTTAATCGGGCAAACAAAACAATTACGGGTAAGACAACCGTAACGGGTAATGCAACGCAAACGAGAATTGCATTACACCAAAAGTATTTGACAATTGACCAGGTAAAAGTGGCTGATCAACCAGTTAATTTCGAAGTGGACGACGATGCGGAACTATTCTGGATTGATTTACCAGAAGCGGGTACGACGTCTGTGACCGTCGACTACTCTGCCAAATTGACAGACACGATGATGGGTATTTATCCTTCATATTACACTGTGAATGGTGAGAAGAAGCAGTTAATCGGTACCCAATTCGAGACCACATCTGCTCGTCAGGCATTCCCAGGCGTTGATGAGCCTGAGGCTAAGGCTACCTTCGACCTAGCAATCAAGTATGATGAGGTGCCCGGTGAGACAACCATCAGCAACATGCCCGAGGTGAAGGTCGAAGATGGTGTGCACTACTTCGATACCACCGTCAAAATGTCGACGTACCTAGTTGCCTTTGCCTTTGGGGATATGCAAAGTAAGCAGACCGAGACAAAAAGTGGCGTGAAAATTGGGGTTTTCGCGACAAAGGCACACCCAGCAAAGAGCCTTGACTTCGCCTTAGATATTGCTAAACGCTCAATTGAATTCTACGAAGACTTCTATCAGACACCATATCCACTTCCCCACTCCTGGCAGCTTGCCCTGCCTGACTTCAGTGCTGGTGCGATGGAGAACTGGGGCCTCGTTACCTACCGTGAGGCAGCATTATTGGTCGATCCTGACAATACCAGTCTGGACGTGAAGGAATACGTGGCTACTGTGATTGCCCACGAGTTAGCACACCAATGGTTCGGCGATCTTGTAACGATGAAATGGTGGGATGATCTCTGGTTAAATGAGAGCTTCGCTAACATGATGGAGTACGTAGCTACAGATGCTTTGCAGCCTGATTGGAAAATTTGGGATCTTTACCAAGTTGCAGAGGTACCTTTAGCGTTGCAACGTGATGCGACTGATGGCGTCCAATCAGTGCACGTCGAAGTAGAGGATCCTGCTGAAATCGACTCGATTTTTGACGGGGCGATTGTCTATGCAAAAGGCTCACGGATGCTCGTCATGGCTCGTGCATTAGTTGGCGATGAGGCACTAAGAAAAGGCTTGCGCCAATACTTCATTGACCATCAGTACAATAACGCTCGAGGAAAGGACCTCTGGGATGCGCTCGGGCAGGCCTCCGGTCTAAATGTTAGTGAAATCATGAATACTTGGCTCGAACAACCTGGTTATCCAGTGGTTGAGGCGAGCGTGGTTGCTGGTCAATTAACTCTGACACAGCAACAATTCTTCGTTGGTGAAGGCAAAGATCTTGGGCGGATTTGGCAGATTCCATTGAATGCGAACTACGCCGCTGCACCAAAGATTTTCAAAGAGCAAAAGGTGGTCGTAGGTGATTATGAGCAACTGCGTGCCGAGAATGGGGTGCCATTCCGAGTTAACGTGGGAAATGATTCGCACTTCATCGTGAAGTACAGTCCTGAGCTCTTGTCTGACATCATGGAGACAGTCACCGAACAAGACGACCGCACTAAGTTGCAGTTGTTGCAAGACTTCCGCCTATTGGCAGAGGCAGGACAAATGTCTTATGCGGACATCGTTACAGTGTTACCAAGGTTCAAAGCTGAAGAGTCTGCAATGGTTGTTGATGCCCTCTACACGCTCATCGCTAACCTACGGAAGTTTGTTGTGCCTGAATCTGCAGAGGAGGACGCTTTAAAAGCTTACACCAAGGCTTTGAGCAGTGCTCAATTCGAACGGTTAGGACTCTTGCCTAAAGAGACGGACACAGTTGATGATCAAAGTGTCCGTGTGAAGATTGCAGATGCAGCACTGTATGGACGCAATGAAAAGGCACTGGGAGCAGCTAAAGAATTGTTTGAGGCACACGAAGCTGATCTAGCCAAGCTACCTGCAGATGTACGCTTGTTAGTCCTCTCAAACCAGATGGAAAACGCCGGTAATCAACAATTATTTGATAAGTTGGTTAACTTTTATCGGAACGCAGCAGATGCTAGTTACAAGGCAGCTCTTAGGATGTCATTGACTAAGGCTAACGATGAGGACTTGTTGCAACAGCTAGTCGACTTATTTAAGGACCCCGATACCATTAAGCCACAAGACTTACGGAGTCTTTTCGCCGGTGTGTTGAGCAATCATCACGGCGAACAGCTGGCCTGGGACTGGTTCAGAAATAACTGGGACTGGCTCGTTCAGACAGTTGGTGGTGACATGTCCTTTACCTCATATGTCACCTACATTTCACGGATTTTCCGGACACGTGCACGCTTAAACGAGTTCAAGGAGTTCTTTGAGCCAAAGATTAACATGCCAGGTTTAACCCGGGAGATTGTGATGGATACCAAAGTGATCGAGAATCGTGTCCAACTCGTTGAACGTGAGAAGGATGCGGTAAATAAAACAATCGCTGCTGCAAATCAGCAATAA
- a CDS encoding matrixin family metalloprotease codes for MRRFMRMFWLTLLVIGGLFVYRNYDYLRVNFWPLVEQKIAQVTSQKDQTADSTNTAPVGTTEDDAVTPVESIVAETKLSNVYYYVFEDNAPASVRNVFEEAVVIYNETGLVELKSGTPADTENKITFGIYTNEEAANQNGLSELGRGGPNIIKYTGWTSYVVNRGSARLNLAGTNAVRLSVAIHELGHVLGLAHSTNRNSVMYPIDQGKTGLQDVDIRALQTIYAN; via the coding sequence ATGCGCCGATTTATGAGAATGTTCTGGCTCACGCTGTTAGTCATTGGTGGCTTGTTTGTCTACAGAAATTATGATTATCTCCGCGTCAATTTCTGGCCCTTAGTGGAACAAAAAATTGCCCAGGTGACTAGCCAAAAAGACCAGACAGCTGATTCGACTAATACGGCACCAGTTGGCACAACTGAAGATGATGCGGTGACGCCCGTCGAGTCGATTGTGGCCGAGACCAAGTTGAGTAATGTCTATTATTATGTCTTCGAGGATAATGCGCCAGCGAGCGTCCGCAATGTTTTCGAAGAAGCGGTGGTAATCTACAATGAGACAGGTTTGGTAGAGCTTAAGTCAGGTACCCCAGCGGATACCGAAAACAAGATTACCTTTGGTATTTATACCAATGAGGAGGCTGCTAACCAAAACGGTCTCAGCGAGCTGGGGCGTGGCGGACCAAACATTATTAAATATACGGGTTGGACGTCTTACGTCGTGAACCGGGGTAGTGCGCGACTCAATCTTGCGGGAACAAACGCCGTTAGGTTGTCCGTGGCGATTCACGAACTAGGCCATGTCCTCGGTCTGGCGCACTCGACCAATCGCAATTCGGTGATGTACCCGATTGATCAGGGTAAGACTGGCCTGCAGGATGTCGATATTCGGGCGTTGCAGACAATTTACGCCAACTAA
- a CDS encoding endonuclease/exonuclease/phosphatase family protein — translation MKLKWLWQTLAAIVFIILVAAGSYLAYAYITYYRLPDNESLGVKHNRENTVQVGRTYHAQSWNVGYGSYPPSYSFFMDGGKYAKAYDKATVTRLTRGIVKTSKSAKADFYFYQEVDQDGDRSRHVDQVKRITNAFAHTHSGVYGQNYDSPYLFYPFNDPIGKAKSGLITLAATRIGKATRYSLPIETNFNKFIDLDRAFTVSKLPTDNGKQFELVNIHLSAFTKDHSIQEAQFAKLFKYINQAYRAGNYVVVAGDYNHRLLQNAPEIFHTTSKVQTWTHLFPFNKLPAGFYVPRMELAAAKTPSVRALDQPYQKGESFVTLVDGFILSPNVEAQEIHVVDAGFVNSDHNPVRLTFKLKK, via the coding sequence ATGAAACTAAAATGGCTCTGGCAGACACTTGCTGCCATCGTTTTCATTATCCTGGTTGCGGCAGGTTCGTACCTGGCCTACGCCTACATCACGTATTACCGCTTACCTGACAATGAAAGCCTAGGGGTTAAACATAATCGGGAGAATACTGTCCAAGTTGGGCGCACCTATCACGCACAGTCGTGGAACGTTGGCTACGGCTCTTATCCACCGAGCTACTCATTCTTCATGGATGGTGGTAAGTATGCAAAGGCCTACGACAAGGCAACTGTAACCAGGCTAACCAGAGGGATTGTGAAGACCTCAAAGTCTGCAAAGGCAGACTTCTACTTCTACCAGGAGGTCGACCAAGACGGTGATCGCTCACGTCACGTCGATCAGGTTAAGCGCATCACCAACGCTTTTGCGCACACACACAGTGGTGTTTACGGACAGAACTACGATTCACCCTACCTCTTCTACCCTTTCAATGACCCCATTGGCAAGGCCAAGTCAGGTCTCATCACGTTAGCAGCTACCAGAATTGGCAAAGCTACACGCTACTCTCTACCAATCGAGACCAACTTCAATAAGTTCATCGATCTCGACCGCGCCTTTACGGTGTCTAAGCTCCCAACCGATAATGGCAAGCAGTTCGAGCTCGTCAACATTCATCTCTCGGCCTTTACGAAGGACCACAGCATTCAAGAGGCCCAGTTTGCGAAGCTCTTCAAGTACATCAACCAGGCCTATCGGGCCGGTAACTACGTGGTTGTCGCCGGAGACTACAACCACCGTTTGCTCCAAAACGCACCAGAAATCTTCCACACGACAAGTAAGGTCCAAACCTGGACCCATCTCTTCCCATTTAACAAGTTACCTGCAGGATTCTATGTACCAAGAATGGAGCTAGCTGCAGCCAAAACACCGTCTGTCCGAGCACTGGATCAGCCGTATCAAAAAGGCGAGTCATTCGTGACCCTAGTCGACGGCTTCATCCTTTCACCAAACGTTGAGGCGCAAGAAATCCATGTTGTTGATGCCGGGTTCGTCAACTCAGACCATAATCCCGTACGCTTAACCTTTAAACTGAAAAAATAG
- a CDS encoding DUF2200 domain-containing protein, translating into MAHPKLFEMSFTQIYEMYVQKVERKDKSKAELDQVLSWLTGYDEHKLDDLVASDIMLGDFVDQAKFNENATLITGMICGVRVEEITEPRMQKIRYMDKLVDELARGKKMTSILRQ; encoded by the coding sequence ATGGCCCATCCTAAATTATTCGAAATGTCCTTTACTCAGATTTATGAGATGTACGTCCAAAAAGTCGAACGTAAGGATAAATCAAAAGCTGAACTCGATCAAGTTCTCAGTTGGCTGACCGGTTATGACGAGCACAAGTTGGACGACCTTGTGGCCTCAGATATTATGCTCGGAGACTTCGTTGACCAGGCGAAGTTTAACGAGAATGCCACGTTGATTACGGGCATGATTTGTGGTGTCCGCGTCGAAGAAATCACAGAACCCCGCATGCAGAAAATCCGGTACATGGACAAATTAGTCGATGAGTTAGCACGCGGCAAGAAAATGACGAGTATCCTGCGACAATAA